One segment of Solanum stenotomum isolate F172 chromosome 1, ASM1918654v1, whole genome shotgun sequence DNA contains the following:
- the LOC125869442 gene encoding uncharacterized protein LOC125869442 produces MELPPTSSFGLSSESSEQSGKLMANTNAKALATFSLQSPNSSQGPVAILWDIENCPVPSDVRPEDVAGNIRMTLRVHPVIKGAVTLFSAYGDFNAFPRRLREGCQRTGVKLVDVPNGRKDAADKAILVDMFLFALDNPPPSSIMLISGDVDFAPALHILGQRGYTVILVIPSGVGVSSALCNAGRFVWDWPSVVRGEGFVPPAKALMPCRGGVSDITGILMGCCQINDNPDGQHEDEAILYRGLSQSYYNAREFSMISHSLAEYNTTAISMPCYPTGMRTHSLPSGLNEVSAGGPSSHDQSDLTWVQPGDINGLKGQLVKLLELSGGCLPLTRVPAEYQKIYGRPLYVSEYGAAKLVNLLKKMSDAITVGGKGQKKFVYLHNSCAVPSAPPITILKRDNKGKGTQEGNADIVTGVGSSDEFSDDERGPIKEHGGSCEKSNMVEKSLENFKYELQEILVSYSCRIFLGCFDAIYQQRYKRQLHYESFGVVELEQLLAKVKDVVIVQEEPVSKRKFLAAVGA; encoded by the coding sequence ATGGAACTTCCTCCTACTTCATCTTTTGGATTGTCATCAGAGTCCTCAGAACAAAGTGGGAAGCTGATGGCAAACACAAATGCGAAAGCACTAGCAACTTTTTCCCTGCAAAGCCCAAATTCTTCACAGGGGCCAGTGGCAATTCTTTGGGACATTGAGAACTGTCCTGTTCCAAGTGATGTACGGCCTGAGGATGTGGCTGGCAACATCAGAATGACTCTGCGGGTCCATCCTGTGATCAAAGGAGCAGTTACACTGTTTTCTGCCTATGGAGATTTTAATGCTTTCCCGAGACGATTAAGGGAGGGATGCCAGAGAACTGGTGTTAAACTTGTAGATGTCCCCAATGGCAGAAAGGATGCAGCTGACAAGGCCATCTTGGTTGACATGTTTCTTTTTGCTCTTGACAATCCTCCACCCTCGTCCATTATGCTAATTTCAGGAGATGTTGATTTTGCTCCTGCACTTCATATTCTTGGTCAACGTGGATACACTGTGATCCTCGTCATTCCTTCGGGGGTTGGTGTTTCGTCTGCTCTATGTAATGCAGGGAGGTTTGTATGGGACTGGCCAAGTGTCGTTCGAGGTGAAGGCTTTGTGCCTCCTGCGAAGGCCTTAATGCCTTGTCGTGGTGGTGTCTCAGACATTACTGGGATTCTAATGGGGTGTTGCCAGATTAATGACAACCCAGATGGTCAGCATGAAGATGAAGCAATACTGTATAGGGGCCTCTCACAGAGCTACTATAATGCAAGGGAATTCTCAATGATATCTCATTCTCTGGCTGAATATAATACCACTGCAATTTCCATGCCATGTTATCCTACGGGTATGAGAACTCATAGTCTTCCTTCTGGTTTAAATGAAGTTTCAGCTGGAGGTCCATCTTCACATGACCAGAGTGACTTGACATGGGTGCAGCCTGGGGATATAAATGGTTTGAAGGGGCAGCTGGTGAAGTTGCTTGAATTATCTGGCGGCTGCTTGCCTCTTACACGTGTTCCTGCAGAATACCAGAAAATTTATGGGAGGCCTCTTTATGTTTCAGAATATGGTGCAGCTAAGCTCGTGAATCTTCTCAAGAAGATGAGTGATGCAATTACTGTCGGGGGGAAAGGCCAAAAGAAGTTTGTCTACCTCCATAATTCATGTGCTGTACCAAGTGCTCCCCCCATAACTATATTAAAAAGAGATAACAAAGGAAAAGGAACACAAGAGGGAAATGCCGATATTGTGACTGGGGTTGGATCTTCAGATGAGTTCTCTGATGATGAAAGAGGACCCATAAAAGAGCATGGGGGAAGCTGTGAGAAATCTAATATGGTTGAAAAAAGCCTTGAAAATTTCAAGTATGAACTTCAAGAGATACTTGTTAGCTACTCTTGCCGGATTTTTCTTGGTTGTTTTGACGCAATATATCAACAAAGGTACAAGAGGCAATTACATTACGAGAGCTTTGGAGTGGTTGAACTTGAGCAGCTACTAGCAAAGGTGAAAGATGTAGTGATTGTGCAAGAGGAGCCCGTTAGTAAGAGAAAGTTTCTGGCTGCTGTTGGTGCCTAG